The Agreia sp. COWG nucleotide sequence AGAGTGCTCCGGGAGAATTGGGGTCGAAACTGATGACGGTCTGGCCGTAGCTCGGAGCCTCCGACACTCTCACCGAGCGCGGAATCACGGCCTTGAGTGTCTGATCAGGAAAATGGGAACGAACATCTTCGGCCACCTGGAAAGCGAGCCGGGTACGACCGTCGTACATGGTCAGCAGAATCGTGGAGACCGACAACGTGGGATTGAGGTGACGCTCGATCAACTGAATATTCTTGAGCAGCTGACTCAAGCCCTCGAGTGCGTAGTACTCGCACTGAATAGGAATGATCACTTCATGGGCAGCAACAAAGGCATTGATCGTCAGCAACCCAAGCGACGGCGGACAGTCGATGAAGACGTAGTGGTAGGCGGCGTCGGCATCGAACGCTTCCTGCAGATAGGAGTCGACACTCGTCCTGAGTCGCTGCTCCCGAGCCACCATGGGAACCAGTTCGATCTCGGCACCCGCCAGATCGATCGTCGCCGGCACGCAGAAGAGGGTGTCGAATTCGGGACTCTTCTGAACCAGGCCCGACATTGGTTCGTCGCGGATGAGAGCGTCGTAGACACTGGGCGTGTCGGCGCGGTGATCGACGCCGAGCGCCGTAGACGCGTTGCCCTGGGGGTCGAGATCGATCACGAGAACACGAGCACCGCTTCGTGCGAGAGCGGCCGCGAGGTTGACGGTCGTGGTGGTCTTTCCCACCCCGCCCTTCTGATTCGCGACGGTGAAGACACGCGTCGTGTCAGGAAGAGGAACCACTCTGCTGGCGAAGTTGCGACGACGAGTCGACAGGTCGGCGAGCTCTCGCGCCAGGGGAGTCGATGCATCGAACTCCGCAGCACCACCGATCGGTTCCGTTGACATTCACAAATCCTGACTTGCTGCATTACATGGTCGACTCGAGGGGGACCGCATCGGGGGGAGGGGGACACCGTGTCCGACGGACCAGTGCGTCACGCGCATGTGTCGGGGCATTGTGTTCCTAGACCAAAGTACCGGTCGTCGCTGAAAACTCTTAGTCGACATCCGAATGCACCATTTTCGGGCCCAAAAAGCACTAGTCCGCAGCGCGGAAAATTCGCTTAGGATCCGTTACAGCGAACGAAAAAGCGCCTTCATGCGTTGACAAGATCAGCGCATACTCTGTATAAGAGCTTGCGTCCGCACGAAATGTTTCACGTGAAACATCTGCCGGGGGCACATTCGCCGCGACGAACCCTTGGGCAGTAGCGGGGAGTGGATTATCCGTCAGGCGACGGTCGCCCGGATAACTCGGGTGATCTCGGTCAACGACTCGGCTCCGAGCTCCAACACCTCGACATTGCTCAGCTTGAAACGACGTATCGACTTCTCGGCCGCGGTGATCTCCTTCGCGGCGTTGGCGCCCTTCATTAACACCAGTTCGCCCCCGGGGACGACAAGAGGCGCCGTCATAGGGATGAGCTTCGAGAAAGCACTCACCGCGCGAGCGGTCACCTGATCGAAACCCTCCTCGAGCCGAACGTCTTCTGCCCTGTCGCGCACAACTTCGACATTGTCGAGTCCGAGTGACGCCACCTGATCGTTCAGCCACTTCACGCGACGTTCCATGGGCTCGATCAGAGTGAAGCGAACGTCGGGTCTGGCCACGGCCAGCACGATTCCCGGAAGGCCGGCACCGCTGCCGATGTCGCCAACGGTACCCGGATGCAGCAATGGCGCCACGACAACGCAGTTCAAGATATGGCGCGACCACAGGCGCGGCAACTCAAGAGGACCGATCAGTCCGTATTCCTCGCCGTGAGTTGCTAGGTCGGCGGTGAACTGTCGAGCGAGGTCGATGCGATCACCGAAGAGACGCGACGCAGAAGACGGTTCGGTTTCTGTCTCATCGGGCACGGGCATGCGTCTACCAGTTTCGGTGGGGGGAGTGAGTACGACGATCAGGCGCGAGTGATGACTGTGTGACGGTCTCGACCGTCACCCTCCGACTCGGATGCGAAACCGCGCGCCGCAGCGATGTCATGCACCAGCTTGCGCTCATATGACGACATGGCAGGCAGAGCTGCTGAGCTATCCCCGGCCTCGATGCGCTCGATGGCAGAATCCACCAGCGCGGAGAGCTCGACCTGGCGCGCCTCGCGACTGCCGCCGACATCCAGAATCAACCGGCTGAAGGCTCCGGTCTTCGTCTGCACGGCCAGCCGTGTCAGCTCTTGCAGGGCCGTAACGGTATCGGGCTTCGACAGCACCCGGATGTTGCTGTCGCCGGAGGCGTTCACTGAGATGTACGCGCGCCCACCGCGGGTGTCGATGTCGATGTCACCATCGAGATCGCAGATATCGAGAAGCTCTTCGATGTAGTCCGCAGCGATGTCGCCCTCGTCGTCGAGGTTCGGCTCCGCTACGGTGCCGGTGCCGTCAGCTGCCACTGCAGCTTCTTCGTTCGACGTGGTCGCCTCGACGGCGCCCTCCGACTCCTCGCCAGGCACATCCACGATGTTCACCTCGGCCGGGACCGTCTGCGATTCGGTTGTCACATCACTCACTTGATTCCACCCTGCTTCTTGGCTCGATTCTTGCCAACGGGCTGCTGCCGTTGTGTTGTCTTCGGAGTCTCATCGACGACGACCTCGTCGCTGAGCGCCCCTTCCTTGAGCACCAGCTTGCCTCGCTTGGCCAAACGAGCCTCGCGCGCCTTGTGTGCCTCGCTGCCGGGTGTGGGCATATTGCGAATCACAAGGAACTGCTGTCCCATCGTCCAGAAGTTCGAGGTGAGCCAGTAGAACATGACGCCCAGCGGG carries:
- the rsmG gene encoding 16S rRNA (guanine(527)-N(7))-methyltransferase RsmG, with the protein product MPVPDETETEPSSASRLFGDRIDLARQFTADLATHGEEYGLIGPLELPRLWSRHILNCVVVAPLLHPGTVGDIGSGAGLPGIVLAVARPDVRFTLIEPMERRVKWLNDQVASLGLDNVEVVRDRAEDVRLEEGFDQVTARAVSAFSKLIPMTAPLVVPGGELVLMKGANAAKEITAAEKSIRRFKLSNVEVLELGAESLTEITRVIRATVA
- a CDS encoding R3H domain-containing nucleic acid-binding protein is translated as MAADGTGTVAEPNLDDEGDIAADYIEELLDICDLDGDIDIDTRGGRAYISVNASGDSNIRVLSKPDTVTALQELTRLAVQTKTGAFSRLILDVGGSREARQVELSALVDSAIERIEAGDSSAALPAMSSYERKLVHDIAAARGFASESEGDGRDRHTVITRA
- a CDS encoding ParA family protein; protein product: MSTEPIGGAAEFDASTPLARELADLSTRRRNFASRVVPLPDTTRVFTVANQKGGVGKTTTTVNLAAALARSGARVLVIDLDPQGNASTALGVDHRADTPSVYDALIRDEPMSGLVQKSPEFDTLFCVPATIDLAGAEIELVPMVAREQRLRTSVDSYLQEAFDADAAYHYVFIDCPPSLGLLTINAFVAAHEVIIPIQCEYYALEGLSQLLKNIQLIERHLNPTLSVSTILLTMYDGRTRLAFQVAEDVRSHFPDQTLKAVIPRSVRVSEAPSYGQTVISFDPNSPGALSYLEAAAEIADRGAPSDGN